The following proteins come from a genomic window of Winogradskyella sp. PC-19:
- a CDS encoding phage/plasmid primase, P4 family, translating into MKKAVPIKPEFESLEEPNTIMQHVKKLIEKEEIKHTTILSKLLKEFKPIDFEKIANPSVHDNFKLSNKHYSIISIDTVLKIAKSNNWGLCKNHSFIYLYNGSYWNEIDKEAFQKFLGNASEIMGVPLFSAKYYKFKKELYEQFLATAYLEAKPTSADNVLINLKNGTFEINTKGTQLRPYNSNDFITYQLPFEYNPEAQAPLFKAYLNEVLPDIERQNVLAEYIGFVFIKHNSNRLKEEKALILYGTGANGKSVFFEVISALLGDENISNYSLQSLTNENGYFRAKLANKLVNYASEINGKLESSIFKQLVSGEPVEARLPYGEPFTLKQYAKLIFNCNELPKEVEQTNAYFRRFLIIPFDVTIPPEKQDKNLHNKIIEKELSGVFNWVLEGLNRLLTQKGFSNCSAAEEAVADYKKQSDSVKMFIDENDYTISPNEYTLIKEIYPRYRQYCSEDGYRPVSKVNLSKRLKNLNIIVERVAGNKLAAFITNEIPY; encoded by the coding sequence ATGAAAAAAGCTGTACCAATAAAACCAGAATTTGAGAGTTTAGAAGAGCCTAATACCATTATGCAACACGTTAAGAAATTAATAGAAAAAGAAGAAATTAAACACACTACAATTTTATCGAAATTATTAAAAGAATTTAAACCTATTGATTTTGAAAAAATAGCGAATCCAAGTGTTCACGATAATTTTAAACTTTCAAACAAACACTATTCAATTATTTCAATTGATACTGTATTAAAAATTGCTAAAAGCAATAATTGGGGTTTATGTAAAAATCATAGTTTCATTTATTTATATAACGGTTCCTATTGGAATGAAATCGACAAAGAAGCATTTCAAAAGTTTTTAGGCAATGCATCAGAAATTATGGGTGTACCATTATTTTCTGCAAAGTATTACAAATTCAAAAAAGAATTATACGAACAATTTTTGGCAACTGCTTACTTGGAAGCTAAACCAACATCAGCAGATAATGTTTTGATAAACTTAAAAAACGGAACATTTGAAATTAACACAAAAGGCACACAATTAAGACCTTATAATTCAAATGATTTTATCACATATCAATTACCATTTGAATACAATCCAGAGGCGCAAGCACCTCTATTTAAAGCCTATTTAAACGAAGTGTTACCAGATATAGAACGTCAGAATGTATTGGCAGAATATATAGGTTTTGTATTTATCAAACACAATAGTAATCGGTTAAAAGAAGAAAAAGCATTAATACTTTACGGTACAGGTGCTAATGGTAAATCTGTATTTTTTGAAGTGATAAGTGCTTTATTAGGTGATGAAAATATAAGTAACTATTCTTTGCAAAGTCTTACCAATGAAAACGGATATTTTAGAGCAAAGTTAGCGAACAAGTTAGTGAATTACGCATCCGAAATTAATGGAAAATTAGAGAGTTCAATATTTAAACAATTAGTATCTGGCGAACCTGTAGAAGCGCGCTTACCTTATGGCGAACCATTTACATTGAAGCAATACGCAAAATTGATATTCAATTGTAACGAATTACCAAAAGAGGTAGAACAGACAAACGCCTACTTCAGACGATTTTTAATTATTCCTTTTGATGTTACTATTCCACCTGAAAAACAAGATAAAAACCTACATAATAAAATTATAGAAAAAGAATTATCAGGTGTTTTTAATTGGGTTTTAGAGGGGTTAAATAGACTGTTAACACAAAAAGGATTCTCTAATTGTAGTGCAGCAGAAGAAGCAGTTGCAGACTATAAAAAACAATCGGATAGCGTTAAAATGTTTATTGATGAAAACGACTATACTATTTCGCCAAATGAATACACACTCATAAAAGAAATATATCCACGTTATCGCCAATATTGTTCAGAAGATGGTTATAGACCTGTAAGCAAAGTTAATTTATCTAAACGTCTAAAGAACTTAAATATCATAGTTGAACGTGTTGCAGGTAACAAATTAGCAGCATTTATAACAAATGAAATTCCCTATTAA
- a CDS encoding DUF6965 family protein: MHQYKYIFEKGSKKHQCPACHKKRFVRYIDVQTKEYLPEIYGKCDREMNCGYHLNPYKNGYAKDNKIKSEFNYQTIKPLVKPKRVCIPKDVFYKTRKAYEENTFIQNLLNNIAFPFESEDIEKIIAQYHLGTIIKGYRKSATTFPFIDIDNNVRAIQVKQFDKNNHTIGTDFLHSIIEKYYSHSNQQIPNWLKGYNKNETKVSCLFGEHLLSKYPLNPVALVEAPKTAIYGTLYFGFPNNPKNLLWLAVYNLSSLNINKCKALKGRNVYLFPDLSKEGKAFNLWSNKAQKIQQQLDNSFFKVSDLLEELAPNQDKEEGKDIADYLIKLDWREFRERQIRVSVPYPTIIKKVEVNNPISSFGSGKPQAASEPSIIQNNTCFEGIISIKEKLINWDDEIKELETFFKSNKIPLAPIQLNQCSIIIDVSKFIKSHLSTVKAQNGNPIYLSYLERLFKLKDYIYL; encoded by the coding sequence ATGCACCAATACAAATACATATTCGAAAAAGGTAGTAAAAAACACCAATGTCCTGCGTGTCATAAAAAACGCTTTGTAAGGTATATTGATGTTCAAACAAAAGAATATCTTCCAGAAATATATGGAAAATGCGACCGAGAAATGAATTGCGGTTATCATCTAAATCCCTATAAAAATGGATATGCAAAAGACAATAAGATTAAGAGTGAATTTAACTATCAAACTATTAAACCGTTAGTAAAACCAAAAAGAGTATGTATTCCAAAAGATGTATTTTATAAAACAAGAAAAGCGTATGAAGAAAATACATTTATACAGAATTTACTAAACAATATAGCATTCCCTTTTGAGTCAGAAGATATTGAAAAAATAATAGCACAATATCATTTAGGTACAATAATAAAAGGCTATCGTAAAAGTGCAACAACATTTCCATTTATTGATATAGATAATAATGTAAGAGCTATCCAAGTAAAGCAATTTGATAAGAACAACCATACAATAGGTACAGATTTTTTACACTCAATTATAGAAAAGTATTACAGCCATAGCAACCAACAAATCCCTAATTGGCTAAAGGGTTATAATAAAAACGAAACTAAAGTTTCTTGTTTATTCGGCGAGCATCTATTAAGCAAATATCCTTTAAATCCTGTTGCATTAGTTGAAGCACCAAAAACAGCAATTTATGGTACATTATATTTCGGTTTTCCTAACAACCCTAAAAACTTATTGTGGTTGGCAGTTTATAATTTAAGTAGTTTAAATATTAATAAGTGTAAAGCATTAAAAGGTAGAAACGTGTATTTATTTCCAGATCTATCAAAAGAGGGTAAAGCATTTAATTTATGGTCTAATAAGGCGCAGAAAATTCAACAACAATTAGATAATTCATTTTTTAAAGTTTCCGATTTATTGGAAGAACTAGCACCAAACCAAGACAAAGAAGAAGGTAAAGACATTGCAGATTATCTCATAAAATTAGACTGGCGAGAGTTCAGAGAAAGGCAAATTAGGGTGTCAGTTCCTTATCCAACGATAATAAAAAAAGTAGAAGTTAATAACCCTATATCAAGTTTTGGTAGTGGAAAACCACAAGCTGCATCAGAACCAAGTATAATTCAGAATAATACTTGTTTTGAAGGAATTATAAGTATAAAAGAAAAACTCATAAATTGGGATGATGAAATTAAGGAATTAGAAACGTTTTTTAAATCTAATAAAATACCTTTAGCACCAATTCAATTAAACCAATGTAGCATAATTATAGATGTTTCAAAATTTATAAAAAGCCACTTGTCAACAGTAAAAGCTCAAAATGGTAATCCAATATATTTGTCTTATTTAGAAAGGTTGTTTAAATTAAAAGATTACATCTATCTTTAA
- a CDS encoding helix-turn-helix domain-containing protein: MNTLNSVGSQIRKLREDAQMPLRKLASLLDIDQSTLSKIERDERRANIQLLEEVAKIFSVHKKSLLVNFYSDLISYEIEDEKEYSEILKVAEAKIEYKRTIKSKS, from the coding sequence ATGAATACTTTAAATAGTGTCGGTTCTCAAATAAGAAAACTGCGTGAAGATGCTCAAATGCCTTTAAGAAAACTTGCTTCATTACTTGATATAGACCAGTCTACATTAAGTAAAATAGAGCGTGACGAGAGGAGGGCAAATATACAATTACTTGAAGAGGTCGCAAAGATTTTTAGCGTACATAAAAAATCTTTGTTGGTAAATTTTTATAGTGATTTAATATCTTATGAAATTGAGGATGAAAAAGAGTATTCTGAAATTTTAAAAGTAGCAGAGGCAAAAATTGAATATAAGCGAACAATTAAATCAAAAAGCTGA
- a CDS encoding Eco57I restriction-modification methylase domain-containing protein: MEKVITFLQDYEKELIVSYILNEYKLSQNENAYSDDTIHLINANLHLTDNTNLAFKAHKDLIGGLINYYTHNNFSIEHNAEHFLLYTNENIKIEILKCLKLEDIPYIVEELHIRFLNSQFSYSQGQLNRAKSKHYLKEYGAVYTLKRITNEMVVKTVSNALKNTDLKDLKCLDFASGTGRFYFEAIKILRKKYSLELKDIVCKHLYAVDVDEVALNILKCKVISLFDNIDEDILLSISRNILHRNALIPNTSLLSNSNISFDFSKDFKEVFNIGGFSAIFSNPPYYLLKVNNKKSNVLNGYFTNLKSKIKSEIQFFKTSGVYNYSIEGMLNYYQLSIEMILKLTKENGEIGVICPSSIFADLTASRLRKFLLNNNTLRFIRYYREASNLFDNVAQSTVIFYLKKGGISDKIKIEHNDDKFRVALKTINKVFDKNQEIPLIDEVGWSILSKLSSHKKIKDYTFIRNKRGELDLTQYKDCILKGEKTDYRLVRGNMIKEDGLVDKNDEFVSIDDFVNRKSTDFIENDLNKSRLICQQISNVDLRKRLKFTFSEPRDILANSCNYINSLRSFDDLKKLHFLLNSELLNWRFKVTSSNNHINNYELDELPILNLEQLDLNSFNGNKYENEMQICKLYGLNESEINYILDKVPNIKLEEIKLLNEVI, translated from the coding sequence ATGGAGAAAGTAATTACATTTTTACAGGACTATGAAAAGGAGTTAATTGTAAGTTATATTTTAAATGAATATAAGTTATCTCAAAACGAGAATGCTTACAGTGATGATACAATTCATTTAATTAATGCAAATTTGCATTTAACTGATAACACAAATTTAGCCTTTAAAGCTCATAAGGATTTAATAGGAGGCCTCATTAATTATTATACCCACAATAATTTTAGCATTGAACATAATGCTGAACATTTTTTGTTATATACAAATGAGAACATAAAGATAGAAATATTAAAATGTTTAAAATTAGAAGATATTCCATATATAGTTGAAGAATTACATATTAGGTTTTTAAATTCTCAATTTTCTTATTCTCAAGGTCAATTAAATAGGGCTAAATCAAAACACTACTTAAAAGAGTATGGTGCTGTTTATACTTTAAAAAGGATTACTAACGAAATGGTTGTTAAAACAGTTTCAAATGCTCTTAAAAACACAGATTTAAAAGATTTAAAATGTTTAGACTTTGCAAGTGGTACAGGTAGGTTTTATTTTGAAGCTATTAAAATTTTAAGAAAAAAGTATTCATTAGAACTAAAAGATATTGTTTGCAAACATCTCTATGCTGTTGATGTTGATGAGGTGGCTTTAAACATTTTAAAATGTAAGGTTATTTCTTTATTTGATAATATCGATGAAGATATTTTATTAAGTATTTCAAGAAATATATTACATCGCAACGCACTTATACCAAATACATCTTTACTATCTAATTCTAATATATCATTTGATTTTTCAAAAGATTTTAAAGAAGTATTTAATATAGGTGGGTTTAGTGCCATTTTTTCAAATCCACCATATTATTTACTAAAGGTTAACAATAAAAAGAGTAATGTTCTTAATGGCTATTTTACAAATCTTAAGAGTAAAATTAAATCAGAAATTCAATTTTTTAAAACATCTGGTGTTTATAATTATTCAATAGAAGGTATGTTAAATTACTATCAACTTTCTATTGAAATGATTTTAAAATTAACCAAAGAAAACGGAGAAATAGGTGTTATTTGTCCATCTTCTATATTTGCAGATTTAACTGCATCAAGATTAAGGAAGTTTTTATTAAACAATAACACTTTAAGATTTATAAGGTATTACCGAGAAGCCTCTAATTTATTTGATAATGTAGCGCAGTCCACAGTTATTTTTTATTTAAAAAAAGGGGGTATTTCAGATAAAATTAAAATTGAACATAACGATGATAAATTTAGGGTTGCATTAAAAACAATCAATAAAGTGTTTGATAAAAACCAAGAAATACCTCTTATTGATGAGGTTGGTTGGTCGATATTATCAAAATTATCAAGTCATAAGAAAATTAAAGATTACACTTTTATAAGAAATAAAAGAGGAGAACTTGATTTAACCCAATATAAAGATTGTATTTTAAAAGGTGAGAAAACTGATTATCGGCTTGTAAGAGGTAATATGATTAAAGAAGATGGTTTAGTTGATAAAAATGACGAATTTGTTTCTATTGATGATTTTGTCAATAGAAAATCTACAGACTTTATTGAAAATGATTTAAACAAGTCAAGACTTATTTGTCAGCAAATATCAAATGTTGATTTAAGAAAAAGATTGAAGTTTACATTTTCAGAGCCAAGAGATATACTTGCTAATTCTTGTAATTATATAAATTCATTAAGAAGCTTTGATGATTTAAAGAAATTACATTTTTTACTAAATAGTGAACTTTTAAATTGGAGGTTTAAAGTTACAAGCAGTAATAATCACATAAACAATTATGAATTAGATGAGTTACCAATTTTAAATTTAGAGCAATTAGATTTAAACAGTTTCAATGGTAATAAATATGAAAATGAAATGCAAATTTGTAAGTTATATGGGTTGAACGAGAGTGAAATTAATTACATTTTAGATAAAGTCCCAAATATTAAATTAGAAGAAATAAAACTATTAAATGAAGTTATATAA
- the dcm gene encoding DNA (cytosine-5-)-methyltransferase, with amino-acid sequence MKLYNHISPRLSDLEWEMAKHIPPGGNWQNIPVHLPSKRLEQIRRTGGRTTYYGRLRYDKPSYTITTYFNRLGNSSNLHPEQQRMISIREGARLQSFKDSFVFYGSKTSQYKQIGNAVPTLLARAVAEVIYPHMANKSMIDLFSGAGGMSEGFLMEGFNVIGSNELEKHFFETYKQNHSSVNNEDSLILGDITDSIIKEKIINSKNKVDKVGLVIGGPPCQGFSYAGWRNPNDTRNQLFKDFVEVVRDVRPEGFVMENVPGILTMRKGEAVKEIISTFEGLGYNVNKPFKLTAEEYGVPQKRKRVFIVGTLSKIKINAPKALFSLKDENLPNPITVKEAIGGLPKIETDSGAFEVESEYKSTSPYESMMMGEIDFKEFYELMKSKINNLSYVV; translated from the coding sequence ATGAAGTTATATAATCATATATCGCCAAGGTTAAGTGATTTAGAATGGGAAATGGCAAAACACATTCCACCTGGAGGTAATTGGCAAAATATACCTGTTCATTTACCGTCTAAAAGATTAGAGCAAATTAGACGTACAGGAGGAAGAACCACATATTACGGTAGATTAAGATATGATAAGCCGAGTTATACAATAACTACCTATTTTAATAGATTAGGTAATAGTAGTAATCTTCATCCAGAACAGCAGAGAATGATTTCTATTAGAGAAGGTGCACGCCTACAATCTTTTAAAGATAGTTTTGTTTTTTATGGAAGTAAGACATCACAGTACAAACAAATAGGTAATGCTGTACCTACGTTACTTGCAAGAGCAGTAGCTGAAGTTATTTACCCTCATATGGCCAATAAATCAATGATAGATTTATTTTCAGGTGCTGGCGGTATGTCTGAAGGGTTTCTTATGGAAGGCTTTAATGTAATAGGTTCTAATGAACTTGAAAAACATTTTTTTGAAACATATAAGCAAAACCACTCATCAGTCAACAATGAAGATTCTTTAATTTTAGGAGATATTACTGATTCAATAATTAAAGAAAAAATTATCAACTCAAAGAATAAAGTGGATAAAGTAGGTCTTGTAATTGGTGGTCCACCTTGTCAAGGTTTTTCATATGCAGGTTGGAGAAATCCTAATGACACAAGAAATCAGTTGTTTAAAGATTTTGTAGAAGTGGTTAGAGATGTTAGACCGGAAGGCTTTGTGATGGAAAATGTTCCAGGTATATTAACTATGAGAAAAGGAGAAGCTGTAAAAGAAATTATTAGCACCTTTGAAGGTTTAGGGTATAATGTAAACAAACCATTTAAGTTGACAGCAGAAGAATATGGTGTTCCTCAAAAACGAAAAAGAGTTTTTATAGTTGGCACATTAAGTAAAATAAAAATCAATGCACCAAAAGCCTTATTTTCTTTAAAAGATGAAAATTTACCAAACCCAATTACTGTAAAAGAAGCTATTGGAGGTTTACCAAAAATTGAAACTGATTCAGGTGCATTTGAAGTAGAAAGTGAATATAAATCAACTTCCCCCTATGAATCTATGATGATGGGAGAAATTGATTTTAAAGAATTTTATGAATTAATGAAATCTAAAATTAATAATCTATCTTATGTTGTTTAA
- a CDS encoding DUF6943 family protein, protein MSTFELKTHKSGRTYSNPHFFILNKGLNSGKPLSNPCPNCFVVTTATEEAKNTLFHLSMMLQIGGFYGYYLKGTVIPFISIDDCRNTLKKGLKSSNNIANQMQKHIKAVEVISKKEKELQNVIDKMAVLKVAYIRNCFKVMQSKEA, encoded by the coding sequence ATGTCAACTTTTGAACTAAAAACACACAAATCTGGTCGCACTTACTCGAACCCTCATTTTTTTATTCTAAACAAAGGTCTAAACAGCGGAAAACCGCTCTCAAATCCTTGCCCTAATTGTTTTGTAGTCACAACTGCAACCGAAGAAGCAAAAAACACATTATTTCACTTATCGATGATGTTGCAAATAGGCGGTTTTTATGGGTATTATTTAAAAGGTACTGTTATTCCGTTTATCTCAATTGATGATTGCAGAAACACGCTTAAAAAAGGTTTAAAATCAAGTAATAATATCGCTAATCAGATGCAAAAACACATAAAAGCGGTAGAGGTAATCAGTAAAAAGGAAAAAGAACTGCAAAATGTCATTGATAAAATGGCAGTTTTAAAGGTGGCATATATCCGTAATTGTTTCAAAGTAATGCAAAGCAAAGAAGCCTAA
- a CDS encoding DUF6266 family protein, whose protein sequence is MGKIAQGILGGLSGKVGNIVGGSWKGIDYIRIKPSSVANPRTEGQVNQRNKFTITLEYLQATKDFIKIGYKAFATKKTEFNAAMSYVLNNAVGGIAPNFTIDYSLALLSRGSLSGVLNGTTDLATPGQVSFDWDDNSAEGNANVTDKAMVLVYNPSKKESISILDGAVRTVGSQVVTIPNTYAGDTVELFMAFVSADGTQVSNSVYLGSGTAA, encoded by the coding sequence ATGGGGAAAATAGCCCAAGGAATTTTAGGTGGCTTATCTGGTAAGGTAGGTAACATTGTTGGAGGTAGCTGGAAAGGCATCGACTACATTAGAATTAAGCCATCTAGTGTGGCGAATCCTCGAACAGAGGGACAAGTGAATCAGCGTAATAAATTTACCATTACATTGGAGTATTTGCAAGCGACTAAAGATTTTATCAAAATCGGTTATAAGGCATTTGCGACCAAGAAAACAGAATTTAATGCAGCAATGTCTTATGTATTAAATAATGCGGTAGGAGGTATTGCACCTAACTTTACGATTGATTATTCTTTAGCTTTATTAAGTAGAGGTTCTTTATCTGGCGTATTAAATGGCACAACCGATTTAGCAACACCAGGACAAGTAAGTTTTGATTGGGATGATAACTCGGCAGAAGGCAACGCAAATGTAACAGACAAAGCGATGGTATTAGTTTACAATCCAAGTAAGAAAGAATCAATTTCTATTTTGGATGGTGCTGTTAGAACTGTAGGTTCACAAGTGGTTACAATACCAAATACCTATGCAGGAGATACAGTAGAGCTATTTATGGCGTTTGTTTCTGCTGATGGTACACAAGTATCGAATAGTGTGTATTTAGGCTCTGGTACGGCAGCTTAA
- a CDS encoding Panacea domain-containing protein, with the protein METKNLKSLVKFIILYCQNKGMSISPLKLQKLLYYIQVWNIIKFDKYTLFDELPEAWVNGPVYRSVYNTFKDKFFRNDNFKYNFDEVKLSEEISQKLKELSLSEDQQKLLFAVLDSYGVMSDEKLVFLTHKESPWNEAREGLSPIERSTNTITVDSIYNYYTARLKKKNA; encoded by the coding sequence ATGGAAACTAAAAATTTAAAATCACTAGTTAAGTTTATAATACTTTATTGTCAAAATAAGGGTATGTCCATTAGTCCTTTAAAACTACAAAAGCTTTTATATTACATACAAGTTTGGAATATAATAAAATTTGACAAGTATACTTTATTTGATGAATTACCTGAAGCTTGGGTAAATGGTCCAGTATATAGATCTGTATATAATACCTTTAAAGATAAATTTTTCAGAAATGATAATTTCAAATATAATTTTGATGAAGTAAAATTATCCGAAGAAATTTCTCAAAAACTTAAAGAATTAAGTTTATCGGAAGATCAACAAAAGTTGTTGTTTGCTGTTTTAGATAGTTATGGGGTTATGTCTGATGAAAAGCTCGTTTTCCTTACTCACAAAGAAAGTCCTTGGAATGAAGCTAGAGAGGGTTTGTCACCAATAGAGCGCTCTACAAATACAATAACAGTTGATAGTATTTATAACTATTATACAGCTCGTTTAAAAAAGAAAAATGCTTAA
- a CDS encoding T9SS type A sorting domain-containing protein: protein MKKTLLILFLFTTVAQSQELTVDNSSTITIENGGSINIGGLELLPSVNYDISGANTISKSGTPITGSNGTSIDRVYNNSNAMNGFQGTMIFHYEDIELVNSGANESTLKLYVKESPSGIWAPFTGTIDQTLNTITYTFSLIDLLSITAAGDGITLPVEDFGNEFDGIKIYPNPTTSLLNIRTDKNLSFELYNLFGQRILRTKNSSIEMLYLPNAIYLLKVTDEDSNFSKSYKIGKE, encoded by the coding sequence ATGAAAAAAACACTACTTATTTTATTTCTTTTTACTACCGTTGCTCAGTCACAAGAATTAACTGTGGATAATTCAAGTACCATTACGATTGAAAATGGAGGTTCTATAAATATTGGAGGTTTGGAATTATTACCTTCAGTGAACTATGATATTTCTGGAGCAAATACAATTTCCAAATCAGGAACCCCTATCACAGGTTCTAATGGAACCAGTATTGATAGAGTTTATAATAATTCAAATGCCATGAATGGCTTCCAAGGTACTATGATTTTTCATTATGAAGATATTGAACTTGTAAATAGTGGTGCAAATGAGAGTACTCTTAAACTTTACGTTAAGGAAAGCCCTAGCGGAATATGGGCACCATTTACAGGAACTATTGACCAAACTTTAAACACAATTACTTATACCTTTTCTTTAATTGACTTATTATCAATAACAGCAGCTGGAGATGGTATCACATTACCTGTGGAAGATTTCGGGAATGAATTTGACGGAATTAAAATTTACCCTAATCCAACTACTTCATTACTGAATATAAGAACCGATAAAAACCTATCATTTGAGTTATATAATCTCTTTGGTCAACGAATTTTGAGAACAAAAAATTCATCCATTGAAATGTTGTATTTACCAAATGCTATTTATTTGTTAAAAGTAACAGATGAAGACTCTAACTTTTCAAAATCATATAAAATTGGAAAAGAATAG
- a CDS encoding DUF6090 family protein, with the protein MIKFFRNIRQNLLSKGKTGKYFKYAVGEIVLVVIGILIALSINNLNNNIKDLKLEKQYISSLINDLEADSIAISEIKMVSNEQVKRKNKLIEYFEGKQFTNDSIAHFFSSQWEITYEFNPITITIDELKSTGRIGLIQNSSIRKQIIKTYNTYENFTNNFQSYYERGREELRKIALKIPRVFDNGLTVNSKTPDIIDALKNDELKNRVLANYVVTLNEKLQILQNQNRLLLNQLKKYESDIQK; encoded by the coding sequence ATGATAAAATTCTTTAGAAATATTAGACAAAATTTACTTTCGAAAGGTAAAACTGGAAAGTATTTTAAATATGCTGTTGGTGAGATTGTACTAGTCGTAATTGGAATTTTAATAGCTCTATCCATTAATAATTTGAACAATAACATTAAAGATCTGAAATTAGAGAAACAATATATCTCGAGTCTGATTAATGACCTTGAAGCTGACTCAATTGCAATTTCTGAAATAAAAATGGTATCAAACGAACAAGTAAAAAGAAAAAATAAATTAATAGAGTATTTTGAGGGAAAACAATTCACTAATGATTCTATCGCTCATTTCTTTTCTTCACAATGGGAAATAACATATGAGTTCAATCCAATTACAATAACAATAGATGAATTGAAAAGCACAGGGAGAATAGGACTTATTCAAAATTCCAGTATTAGAAAACAAATCATTAAGACATATAATACATACGAAAACTTCACAAATAATTTTCAGTCGTATTATGAACGTGGTAGAGAAGAGTTAAGAAAAATAGCATTAAAAATACCGAGAGTATTTGATAACGGATTAACTGTTAATTCAAAAACACCTGACATAATTGATGCTTTAAAAAATGATGAACTTAAAAATCGTGTATTGGCAAATTATGTCGTTACATTAAATGAAAAATTACAAATTTTACAGAATCAAAATCGGCTCTTACTAAATCAACTTAAAAAATATGAATCTGATATTCAAAAATAA